A stretch of Candidatus Magasanikbacteria bacterium RIFOXYB2_FULL_38_10 DNA encodes these proteins:
- a CDS encoding preprotein translocase subunit SecE, translated as MSIGTKIVDYFKTSREELKKVAWPTKKETTRYTLIVMGLCIAVAVFFGILDGIFNLGLNKIISFR; from the coding sequence ATGTCTATCGGAACTAAAATTGTTGACTATTTTAAAACTTCTAGGGAGGAGCTTAAAAAAGTGGCTTGGCCCACCAAAAAGGAAACTACCCGTTATACTTTAATAGTAATGGGTCTGTGCATTGCCGTGGCCGTCTTTTTTGGAATTTTAGATGGCATCTTTAATTTGGGCTTAAATAAAATAATCTCTTTTAGATAA
- a CDS encoding transcription termination/antitermination protein NusG, giving the protein MPKQIQQLGRRWYVLHTYSGYEENVAHSLKQRIESMGMQDKIFNVLIPTEKKIKIKNGKRKVVVEKIFPGYVLVEMEVTDDSWYVVRNTPNVTGFIGSGTMPIPISEEEVKSIQKRMGVEEPKFVIDVTVDTAVKITDGPFKNFEGKVAEVNEERGKVKVLVSMFGRETPVELDFLQIKKI; this is encoded by the coding sequence ATGCCTAAGCAAATACAACAGTTAGGCCGTCGTTGGTATGTTCTGCATACCTACTCTGGCTATGAAGAAAATGTAGCTCATAGTTTAAAACAAAGAATTGAGTCCATGGGAATGCAGGACAAAATTTTTAATGTTTTGATTCCCACAGAAAAGAAAATCAAAATTAAAAATGGCAAGCGTAAAGTAGTGGTGGAAAAAATTTTTCCCGGCTATGTTTTGGTGGAAATGGAAGTGACTGATGATTCTTGGTACGTAGTTAGAAACACTCCCAATGTGACAGGTTTTATCGGCTCCGGAACTATGCCGATTCCCATTAGTGAAGAAGAGGTAAAATCTATTCAAAAAAGAATGGGTGTGGAAGAACCTAAATTTGTCATTGATGTAACGGTGGATACAGCGGTTAAAATTACCGATGGGCCGTTTAAGAATTTTGAAGGCAAGGTGGCCGAAGTTAATGAAGAACGCGGCAAAGTAAAAGTTTTGGTTTCCATGTTTGGCCGCGAGACTCCCGTGGAATTGGATTTCTTGCAGATTAAAAAGATTTAA
- a CDS encoding translation elongation factor Ts, with protein sequence MAIDIKLITEIREVTGAGMVDVKNALEEAGSKDAAIELLRKKGIIKAAKKGDRQTKEGLVHAYVHSNNKAGALVEVWCETDFVARNAAFQELVHNIAMHIVAANPFYISNEEIPAEEVEKEKNIQREILKAEGKPEAMIEKILEGKMQKYFADICLLNQPYIKDDKITVGDLVKQNIAVIGENIEVKRFVRFAM encoded by the coding sequence ATGGCTATTGATATAAAACTCATTACCGAAATCCGCGAAGTCACCGGCGCCGGCATGGTTGATGTTAAAAATGCTTTAGAAGAAGCCGGCAGTAAAGACGCCGCCATTGAACTTTTGCGCAAAAAAGGCATTATTAAAGCCGCCAAAAAAGGCGATCGCCAAACCAAAGAAGGCTTGGTGCATGCTTATGTGCACAGCAATAACAAAGCTGGAGCTTTGGTAGAGGTGTGGTGTGAGACAGATTTTGTGGCCAGAAATGCCGCTTTTCAGGAATTGGTGCATAACATTGCCATGCACATTGTGGCAGCCAATCCTTTTTATATTTCTAATGAAGAAATTCCCGCTGAGGAAGTGGAAAAGGAAAAAAATATTCAGCGTGAAATTTTAAAAGCCGAGGGCAAACCGGAAGCGATGATAGAAAAGATTTTGGAAGGAAAGATGCAAAAATATTTTGCTGATATTTGTTTGTTGAATCAGCCGTACATTAAAGATGACAAAATTACCGTGGGGGATTTGGTTAAACAAAACATTGCCGTGATTGGAGAAAATATTGAAGTAAAAAGATTTGTCAGGTTCGCCATGTAA